In Cryptomeria japonica chromosome 10, Sugi_1.0, whole genome shotgun sequence, a genomic segment contains:
- the LOC131048813 gene encoding heat shock cognate 70 kDa protein, with amino-acid sequence MDIAGKDKAIGIDLGTTYSCVGVWQHDRIEIIPNDQGNRTTPSMVAFTATERLVGDAAKFQISTNPTNTVFDVKRLIGRRYSDPYVQSDKQLWPFTIVPGKNGKPMVELAYRGDKRLFAAEEISSMVLAKMKMIAQQYLHCDVKNAVITVPAYFNDSQKRATKDAGKIAGLDVMRIINEPTAAALTYGFGALEEGIINILVFDLGGGTFDVSVVTVESGKVEVKAVGGDMHLGGADFDNRMLNYCVQLFNKKHKVDMTGSHKALRRLRSECERAKRSLSSAVETVIDIDSLYEGQDFHSKIRRAKFEELNADLFDRCMELVKQCMQDSRMSKHQINEIVLIGGSSRIPKVQELLSEFFEGKELCKSVNPDEAVAYGAALQAAALNEENINLVLMDVTPLSLGFEINDGVMEVMVPRNTPIPTLKETSVTTRFDNQTSVSFRIYEGESRLVAHNNLLGEFVLDGILPARCDVPQIRVFFQVGVEGILRVSALDVGTGLDNQITVTNEFKRLNKEEIDRMVADADIFRKEDEEIAEKHLAKNNLECYVCNMKSRVTEAMSKGRITRRVAGYISGALNTVEEWLDENENATVEEYRAKLEQLSRTCRCLK; translated from the coding sequence ATGGACATAGCGGGCAAAGATAAGGCTATTGGCATTGATCTCGGGACGACTTACAGCTGTGTGGGAGTGTGGCAGCATGACAGAATTGAAATTATTCCCAATGACCAGGGAAACAGAACCACTCCCTCCATGGTTGCTTTCACCGCCACTGAGAGACTTGTTGGAGATGCTGCCAAGTTCCAGATTTCAACTAATCCTACCAACACTGTGTTTGATGTCAAGAGACTCATTGGAAGGAGATACAGTGACCCCTATGTGCAGTCTGACAAACAATTGTGGCCATTCACCATCGTTCCAGGGAAGAATGGCAAGCCTATGGTTGAATTGGCCTATAGAGGTGACAAAAGGCTATTTGCGGCTGAAGAAATCTCGTCCATGGTGTTGGCGAAAATGAAGATGATAGCCCAGCAATATCTACACTGTGATGTGAAGAATGCTGTTATTACTGTGCCTGCTTATTTTAATGACTCGCAGAAGCGAGCAACTAAAGATGCGGGTAAGATTGCAGGGCTTGATGTCATGCGTATCATCAATGAACCCACGGCTGCAGCATTAACTTATGGCTTTGGTGCATTGGAGGAAGGAATAATAAATATTCTAGTTTTTGACCTTGGAGGAGGCACCTTTGATGTATCTGTAGTTACAGTTGAAAGTGGTAAAGTTGAAGTAAAAGCTGTTGGAGGGGACATGCATTTGGGAGGTGCTGATTTTGACAACAGGATGCTTAATTATTGTGTTCAGCTGTTCAACAAAAAACATAAAGTGGATATGACAGGAAGTCATAAGGCTCTTCGAAGACTACGTTCGGAGTGCGAGAGGGCTAAAAGAAGTTTATCGTCCGCAGTAGAGACTGTAATCGACATAGATAGCCTGTATGAAGGGCAAGATTTCCATTCAAAGATTAGGAGGGCAAAGTTCGAGGAGCTCAACGCGGACCTATTTGACAGATGCATGGAATTAGTGAAGCAATGTATGCAAGACTCAAGGATGAGCAAACACCAAATCAACGAGATTGTGTTAATAGGAGGTTCTTCACGTATACCCAAGGTACAGGAATTGCTAAGTGAATTCTTTGAGGGAAAGGAGCTCTGCAAAAGTGTAAATCCAGACGAGGCAGTTGCTTATGGTGCAGCTTTACAGGCAGCTGCACTGAATGAGGAAAACATCAACTTAGTCTTGATGGACGTGACTCCTTTGAGTCTTGGATTTGAAATTAACGATGGTGTCATGGAAGTAATGGTTCCCCGTAATACTCCCATACCTACTCTGAAAGAGACGTCTGTCACCACAAGGTTTGACAACCAGACAAGTGTAAGTTTTCGAATTTATGAAGGCGAGAGTCGTTTGGTTGCACACAACAATTTGCTCGGTGAATTTGTCCTAGATGGGATTCTACCTGCACGGTGTGATGTACCACAGATTAGAGTCTTCTTTCAAGTGGGCGTAGAGGGAATTCTTAGGGTCTCTGCCCTGGATGTGGGAACAGGGTTAGACAACCAGATTACTGTTACAAATGAGTTTAAGAGACTGAACAAGGAGGAGATAGATAGAATGGTGGCTGATGCAGACATATTCCGAAAAGAGGATGAAGAAATTGCAGAAAAGCATCTTGCTAAAAACAATCTGGAATGTTATGTATGTAACATGAAAAGCAGGGTGACAGAAGCCATGAGTAAGGGGAGGATAACAAGAAGAGTTGCAGGCTATATCAGTGGGGCACTTAACACTGTTGAAGAATGGCTGGATGAGAATGAAAATGCCACAGTCGAGGAATATCGAGCCAAATTGGAGCAATTGTCAAGGACATGTAGGTGCTTAAAATAA